In Blautia wexlerae DSM 19850, a single window of DNA contains:
- a CDS encoding translation factor GTPase family protein, which yields MEKLVIGILAHVDAGKTTLSEGILYLTGKIRKLGRVDHKDAYLDTYNLERERGITIFSKQAEFELGNRGITLLDTPGHVDFSAEMERTLQVLDYAILVINGADGVQGHTMTLWRLLARYQIPTFLFINKMDQDGTDKEKLLAELKKRLSDNCADFTWENTSGIENSTDETAEKAEDEISDLQSRFLEDISVCDEELLEKYLETEEISTSDIRKVIKERKLFPCFFGSALKMTGVEEFLHGLEKYCETPTYPSEFGAKVFKIARDDQGNRLSYMKITGGTLKVKELLTDTEKADQIRIYSGAKFELAKEAPAGTICAVTGLSQTHPGQGFGIERESEMPVLEPVLNYRILLPEDCDVHQMLKKLKELEEEEPELHIVWNEQLGEIHAMLMGEVQIEILKHLIWERFHVAVEFGTGNIVYKETIAEPVEGVGHFEPLRHYAEVHLLLEPGEPGSGLQFFTACSEDVLDRNWQRLILTHLEEREHPGVLTGSPITDMQITLITGRAHLKHTEGGDFRQATYRAVRQGLKKAKSVLLEPYYEFRLEIPGDMIGRAMTDIQKMNGTFQQPEADEDDMMILKGSAPVSMMRDYQTQVTSYTKGRGRLFCSLKGYAPCQNQDEIVEEIGYDSERDLDNPTGSVFCAHGAGFVVPWYEVEDYMHLEGIDESELGNAIPDSEESIAGNRNSNNQTDSGYRPPRNAGVGSYEDEEELKAIFERTFGPVKRYKEPQFKRTFSAKSDSGSYYRNSFSAKKKEKEYLLVDGYNIIYAWEDLKELADANLHAAQTKLMDILSNYQGFKKCTLILVFDAYKIEGHAEEVITYHNIHVVYTKEAETADQYIEKTVHKIGRENQVTVATSDGLEQIIIMGQGAHRMSARGLRDEIKATENQIRQQWHEKRQSSKNYLIDNISDEMAQYMKEKRLGKQ from the coding sequence ATGGAGAAACTTGTCATTGGTATCCTTGCCCACGTAGATGCAGGTAAGACTACGTTGTCGGAGGGGATTTTATATTTAACGGGAAAAATCCGTAAGCTGGGGCGTGTGGATCATAAGGATGCGTATCTTGACACCTATAACCTGGAGCGGGAGCGTGGAATTACGATTTTTTCCAAGCAGGCGGAGTTTGAATTGGGAAACAGGGGGATAACTCTGCTAGATACGCCGGGGCATGTGGATTTCTCGGCGGAAATGGAGAGGACACTGCAGGTTCTGGATTATGCGATTCTTGTGATAAATGGAGCGGATGGTGTGCAGGGGCATACTATGACCTTATGGAGACTTCTGGCAAGATACCAGATTCCGACGTTCCTGTTTATCAATAAAATGGATCAGGACGGAACTGATAAAGAGAAACTTCTGGCAGAATTAAAGAAGCGATTAAGTGATAATTGCGCTGATTTCACCTGGGAAAACACAAGTGGAATAGAAAATAGTACTGACGAAACAGCAGAGAAAGCAGAAGATGAAATATCAGATCTGCAGTCTCGGTTTCTGGAAGATATTTCCGTCTGCGATGAAGAACTGCTTGAAAAATATCTGGAAACAGAGGAAATATCAACATCAGATATCCGAAAAGTAATCAAAGAGCGAAAACTTTTCCCATGTTTCTTTGGCTCTGCGCTAAAAATGACAGGTGTAGAAGAATTTCTCCATGGTTTGGAAAAATACTGCGAGACACCGACATATCCATCTGAGTTCGGGGCAAAAGTATTCAAGATTGCCAGAGACGATCAGGGCAATCGTTTAAGCTATATGAAAATCACAGGTGGAACATTGAAGGTGAAGGAACTTCTCACAGATACAGAGAAAGCGGATCAGATCCGTATCTATTCCGGTGCGAAATTTGAGCTTGCAAAGGAAGCTCCTGCAGGAACTATCTGTGCAGTGACCGGCCTTTCCCAGACACATCCGGGACAGGGATTTGGGATTGAACGGGAATCTGAGATGCCGGTTCTGGAACCTGTATTAAATTACAGAATTCTGCTTCCTGAGGACTGTGATGTTCACCAGATGCTTAAGAAACTCAAAGAGTTGGAAGAGGAGGAACCGGAACTTCACATTGTATGGAACGAACAGCTTGGAGAAATCCATGCCATGCTGATGGGTGAGGTTCAGATCGAGATATTAAAGCATCTGATCTGGGAGCGTTTCCATGTAGCAGTAGAGTTTGGCACAGGAAATATCGTATATAAAGAAACAATCGCAGAGCCGGTAGAAGGTGTAGGCCATTTTGAACCGCTGCGTCATTATGCAGAAGTACACTTGCTTCTGGAACCCGGAGAACCGGGAAGCGGTCTGCAGTTTTTTACTGCATGCAGTGAGGATGTGCTGGACCGTAACTGGCAGCGTCTGATTCTGACTCATCTGGAAGAACGGGAGCACCCGGGAGTACTGACCGGTTCTCCGATTACGGATATGCAGATTACACTGATCACAGGGCGAGCTCATCTGAAACATACAGAGGGCGGCGATTTCCGGCAGGCGACGTACAGGGCTGTGCGTCAGGGATTAAAGAAAGCAAAGAGTGTCCTGCTTGAGCCATATTATGAGTTCAGACTTGAGATTCCGGGGGATATGATAGGGCGTGCTATGACTGACATTCAGAAAATGAATGGAACCTTCCAGCAGCCGGAAGCGGATGAGGATGATATGATGATATTGAAGGGGAGTGCACCTGTATCAATGATGCGAGATTATCAGACACAGGTAACCTCCTATACAAAGGGACGGGGCAGATTATTCTGTTCATTGAAGGGCTATGCCCCATGTCAGAATCAGGATGAAATTGTAGAGGAGATTGGATATGATTCCGAACGTGACCTGGACAATCCCACGGGTTCTGTATTCTGTGCTCATGGAGCTGGATTTGTGGTGCCATGGTATGAAGTAGAGGATTATATGCACTTAGAAGGGATTGACGAGTCTGAACTGGGGAATGCCATACCGGATAGTGAAGAAAGTATAGCAGGAAACAGGAACAGTAACAATCAGACAGATTCAGGTTATCGTCCACCCAGGAATGCCGGCGTAGGAAGCTATGAGGATGAAGAAGAGCTGAAAGCCATTTTCGAGCGCACATTCGGACCGGTCAAGCGTTACAAAGAACCACAGTTTAAGAGAACATTTTCTGCAAAATCTGACAGCGGCAGCTATTACCGCAACAGTTTTTCTGCTAAGAAGAAAGAAAAAGAATATCTCCTTGTAGATGGCTATAACATCATCTATGCCTGGGAAGATTTAAAAGAGCTGGCAGATGCAAACCTCCATGCAGCTCAGACAAAACTGATGGATATTCTGAGCAACTATCAGGGCTTTAAGAAATGTACGTTAATTCTTGTATTTGATGCTTACAAGATAGAGGGCCATGCAGAGGAAGTGATCACCTATCATAACATTCATGTAGTTTACACCAAAGAAGCTGAGACAGCGGATCAGTACATTGAGAAAACGGTTCATAAGATTGGCCGGGAAAATCAGGTAACGGTAGCAACATCCGATGGACTGGAGCAGATCATCATCATGGGACAGGGTGCCCACCGTATGTCTGCCAGAGGTCTTCGGGACGAAATAAAAGCTACAGAAAATCAGATCCGCCAGCAATGGCATGAGAAACGTCAGAGCAGTAAAAATTATCTGATCGACAATATTTCTGATGAAATGGCACAATATATGAAAGAGAAACGACTTGGAAAACAGTAA